The Populus trichocarpa isolate Nisqually-1 chromosome 11, P.trichocarpa_v4.1, whole genome shotgun sequence genome has a segment encoding these proteins:
- the LOC7485394 gene encoding uncharacterized protein LOC7485394, protein MDSPQRISIKEPQVILSPCSSRRRRASSDSNSPPEFEFWMVQNPSFPQPNLVTADELFVDGVLLPLYLLHHPNNNNNNNHPPDPDPDSTEPEPPSSQPDPEPEISPASITMEPTSSSKRWKDIIFKKGDKKTSTAAKKQEEKDKDKDKDKKREKRSQNGASSAELNINIWPFSRSRSEGNSVTRPKLFPGAPGTRKVSSAPCSRSNSAGESKSRKSWPSSPGRPGVHLSRSSPVWQVRRGGGSGTKSVVRSGEKSSSKKEVTEPRRSKNTANVNGSSNGARAKVLNINVPVCIGYRNHLSCRSGVRGADGSDGGATKNAGGDCGGSSTTNVGNGGNLFNLRSLFTKKVY, encoded by the coding sequence ATGGATAGCCCACAAAGAATATCCATTAAAGAACCTCAAGTAATCCTCTCTCCATGCAGTAGTAGAAGAAGGAGAGCAAGCAGTGATTCAAACTCACCACCCGAATTCGAGTTCTGGATGGTCCAAAACCCATCTTTCCCTCAACCAAATCTTGTTACAGCTGATGAACTCTTTGTTGATGGTGTCCTCCTCCCTCTCTACCTCCTTCACCaccccaacaacaacaacaacaacaaccacccGCCTGATCCTGACCCTGACTCAACCGAACCCGAACCTCCCAGCTCCCAACCTGACCCTGAACCCGAAATCTCGCCAGCAAGCATAACCATGGAGCCAACAAGCAGTTCCAAGAGATGGAAAGATATAATATTCAAGAAAGGTGACAAGAAAACTTCAACAGCTGCcaagaaacaagaagagaaagatAAGGACAAGGACAAGGACAAAAAGAGGGAGAAAAGGAGTCAAAATGGAGCGAGTTCAGCTGAGTTGAATATCAACATATGGCCATTTTCACGTAGTAGATCCGAAGGGAACAGTGTGACCCGACCCAAGTTGTTTCCCGGGGCTCCCGGAACCCGGAAGGTAAGTAGTGCCCCTTGTTCGAGGAGTAATTCGGCAGGGGAATCCAAATCAAGAAAGTCATGGCCAAGTAGCCCGGGTCGACCCGGAGTCCATTTGAGTCGGAGCAGCCCAGTGTGGCAGGTTCGACGTGGAGGTGGTTCGGGTACGAAGAGTGTGGTTCGGAGTGGTGAGAAATCGAGCAGTAAAAAAGAAGTTACCGAGCCTCGCCGCAGTAAAAATACGGCCAATGTCAATGGCAGCTCTAATGGTGCTAGAGCAAAGGTTTTGAATATAAATGTCCCCGTTTGTATCGGGTATAGAAATCATTTGAGTTGCAGAAGCGGTGTCCGCGGTGCTGACGGAAGTGACGGTGGCGCAACCAAAAACGCTGGCGGTGATTGTGGTGGTAGTAGCACTACTAATGTTGGAAATGGTGgtaatcttttcaatttacGTAGCCTCTTCACGAAAAAAGTTTATTAG